The window GATGCCGACCTCTACGGCGTGCCGTTCGGCGACGGCGCGTACGGCGCCGCCGACTCGACGCTGGACTTCACCGTCGGGCGCTTCCAGGTCGTCAAGGCCGAGGCGTCGTCGCACCGCATCCAGGTGATCACCGACGCCGGCGTCATCATGGACTTCCCGTGCAGTTACGGCGAGGGGGACCTGGACCGCAACGTCACCCGCAGCGGCATCCACGTGGTCACGGAGAAGTACGAGGACTTCTACATGACCAACCCGGCGGCCGGCTACGCCAATGTGCGCGAGCGGTTCGCGGTGCGTATCTCCAACAACGGCGAGTTCATCCACGCCAACCCGGCCAGTCTGGGCTCGCAGGGCAACTCGAACGTCACCAACGGGTGTATCAACCTGTCCGAGTCGGACGCCCAGCAGTACTTCAACACCGCGATCTACGGCGATCCGGTCGAGGTGACGGGCACCCGTATCCAGCTCTCCTACGCCGACGGCGACATCTGGGACTGGGCTGTGCCGTGGGACGAGTGGACCTCGATGTCGGCGTTGTCGTCGGCCGACCGCACCGACGACATTCCCAGCTCGGCGCCCGTGACCCCGTCCGGCGCGCCCCAGCCCGCCGGCGCCCGGCCCGGGGGATAGCCCCCCAGACCCCCGCCGAAATTGCATTCCAGCAGGAAAATGCCGAGAAGAGGCCTGCTGGAATGCAATTTCGGCGGTCTCGCGGCGGTCAGAAGGTCAGCTCTGCCGGTGGAACCGCGAGCCGCTGGCCCCGGACACCTGGTCGCGTGGGCGGACCACGATCAGGTCGAGGTCGACGTGCGACGGTCGGCTGGCGACGAAGCCGACGACCTCGGCGATGTCCTCGGCCACCAGCGGCGTCACCCCCTCGTACACCTTCTCGGCGCGTTCGGCGTCGCCGTCGAAGCGGTTCAGCGAGAAGTCGGTCTTCACCATGCCCGGCGCAACCTCGGTGAGCCGCACCGGTTTTCCGAGCAGCTCGCTGCGCAGCGTGCGGTGCAGGACCCCCTGCGCGTGCTTGGCCGACGTGTACCCGCCGCCGTTGTCGTAGATCTCCACCGCCGCGATCGAGGTGATCGTGACGATCAGCCCGTCGCCGGAATCGATCAGCTTCGGCAGCAGTGCCCTGGTGACGTGCAGGGTGCCCATCACGTTGGCCTCCCACATCCACCGCCAGTTCTCCACGTCGGCGTCGGAGATGGACTCCAGGCCGCGGGCGCCGCCGGCGTTGTTGACCAGGACGTCGACCCGGTCGAGCCGTCCGGCGAGCGCCGCCACCGCCGTCGGGTCAGTGACGTCCGCCACAATCGCCGTCCCGTCGATCTCGGCGGCCAGCGCCTTGATCGGACCCTCTCTCCGTGCCACGCAGATCACGTGAAAGCCCTGCGCCGCAAGAGTTCTGGCGATTGCTTCACCGATTCCGGCGCTGGCCCCGGTGACCACTGCGACCCGGCGGGCGTCTGATGGCGTCGTCATGGGATCAAGACTAGGCCCCTCTCACGAGTCGTCGCGATGACGGCGATGCTCGTGCTACGTTGACCGCGTGTTCCCGAACAGTCAGGCAGTTCTCGCTGCCGCGCGGCGTGCGTGTTGTTGTTGCGCACACCGCCGCGCCTGACTGCGCCCGGGACTGATCGAGTCCTGCTGAGTCGCCAGGTGTGGCTTCGTCCCACCTCCCGACTCGACGAAGGACCCTCCCGTGAGCACCACCACCCTCGCCCCGCGC is drawn from Mycolicibacterium gilvum and contains these coding sequences:
- a CDS encoding SDR family oxidoreductase, with product MTTPSDARRVAVVTGASAGIGEAIARTLAAQGFHVICVARREGPIKALAAEIDGTAIVADVTDPTAVAALAGRLDRVDVLVNNAGGARGLESISDADVENWRWMWEANVMGTLHVTRALLPKLIDSGDGLIVTITSIAAVEIYDNGGGYTSAKHAQGVLHRTLRSELLGKPVRLTEVAPGMVKTDFSLNRFDGDAERAEKVYEGVTPLVAEDIAEVVGFVASRPSHVDLDLIVVRPRDQVSGASGSRFHRQS